The following are encoded in a window of Halorarum salinum genomic DNA:
- the lrp gene encoding HTH-type transcriptional regulator Lrp: MTYENLDAKLVNALLGNGRASLRSLGEELDVSVTTVSNHLRDLEDEGVIEGYTPRVNYGKLGYDVTAIVQLKVEGEALPDIVDRLRQQKQMVSVYEVTGDYDVIAIGKFRDTDEMNDGIKGLLADADIRETNTSVVLNSVVENGQFQLDVE; the protein is encoded by the coding sequence ATGACGTACGAAAACCTCGACGCCAAACTCGTCAACGCACTGCTCGGGAACGGTCGCGCCAGCCTCCGCAGCCTCGGCGAGGAGCTGGACGTGTCCGTGACCACCGTCTCGAACCACCTCCGCGACCTGGAGGACGAGGGCGTCATCGAGGGGTACACCCCCCGGGTGAACTACGGCAAGCTCGGCTACGACGTGACCGCCATCGTCCAGTTGAAGGTGGAGGGCGAGGCGCTGCCCGACATCGTCGACCGGCTCCGTCAGCAGAAACAGATGGTGTCCGTCTACGAGGTGACCGGCGACTACGACGTGATCGCCATCGGGAAGTTCAGGGACACCGACGAGATGAACGACGGCATCAAGGGGCTGCTGGCGGACGCGGACATCCGCGAGACGAACACCTCCGTCGTGTTGAACAGCGTCGTGGAGAACGGCCAGTTCCAACTCGACGTGGAGTAG